Proteins from a single region of Laspinema palackyanum D2c:
- a CDS encoding EamA family transporter, whose amino-acid sequence MGQLDNQPENSTNSNTKEIETLLSSMTQELRDIQQNIVVQLARDMARLQAEQSRLTADIQKLQNQQQQIQSRQMQGGPGRHTQQQWTKQLAQVMASQLQQELSERLKEIMVAPPAPSQSLTTLDPNSGMSSPQTGNLNENAYRLLASLDTTLNTTFKNLQQELSTYQSSLSQQLGRMHSLQQQGEVILETLVDRLIDQLQEEATNVQTTAEIVTNRRQGLPVGTPTNRGDRPEGTGTQSDRMAAEKAAMAEVRTAPPATPVPSPPVESNVFLTGLILALLSSITISFQNIITRAILSPQSLFGLWQGQVLAPGAGNSLLILGMRMLFVVPLMGFILAPLLYPNTWRDIKQLGNPEKRGSLWIVIGSGLFLFMSQFFIYIALGNIPTGVAITLFFIFPPVTAVLAWILFGARPTFIFVLATVTIYLGCFLTVSGRLTGGAPDGNLGLGIGTAIASGLTFAGYVILTQLSARKLKLHPAPFSVINFSVILILAIPFVILGSTPGNFFTWNVLPENWTQLWIGSIALATTTLIGYALNNFAIPMIGAPLASVVAATGPGLTSLMALLFIGEGLGLNEWLGVLIVTLWVLGISVDNMNKQKKPAPVPAAPAKQGA is encoded by the coding sequence ATGGGGCAACTGGACAATCAACCGGAAAACTCGACAAACAGTAACACTAAAGAAATCGAAACCCTTCTGAGTTCCATGACCCAGGAGCTTCGAGATATTCAGCAAAATATAGTCGTTCAGTTGGCTCGGGACATGGCCCGACTGCAAGCGGAACAATCGCGCCTCACTGCTGATATTCAAAAACTGCAAAATCAACAGCAGCAAATCCAATCGCGGCAAATGCAGGGGGGACCGGGACGGCATACCCAGCAGCAGTGGACAAAGCAACTCGCGCAAGTGATGGCGTCCCAACTCCAACAAGAATTGAGCGAGCGGTTGAAGGAAATCATGGTGGCTCCACCGGCCCCATCGCAATCCTTAACGACCCTAGACCCCAATAGTGGAATGTCGTCGCCGCAGACGGGAAACTTAAATGAAAATGCCTATCGGTTGTTGGCATCGTTAGATACGACCCTGAACACCACCTTTAAAAATCTGCAACAGGAACTGAGCACCTATCAAAGCTCATTGTCCCAGCAACTCGGGCGAATGCACTCGTTGCAGCAGCAAGGGGAAGTGATTTTAGAAACCTTGGTCGATCGCCTGATTGACCAATTGCAGGAAGAAGCAACTAACGTTCAAACCACCGCAGAGATTGTCACGAACCGCAGACAAGGACTGCCTGTGGGGACTCCTACCAACCGAGGCGATCGCCCGGAAGGGACCGGAACTCAAAGCGATCGGATGGCGGCAGAAAAAGCGGCGATGGCAGAAGTCCGGACCGCTCCCCCAGCTACCCCAGTCCCCAGTCCCCCCGTTGAAAGTAATGTCTTTTTAACCGGGTTAATCCTAGCCTTGCTATCCTCGATTACCATTTCCTTCCAAAACATCATCACCCGGGCGATTCTCAGTCCTCAGTCTCTCTTTGGATTGTGGCAGGGACAAGTCCTCGCTCCAGGAGCGGGAAATTCCCTACTAATTCTAGGGATGCGGATGCTATTTGTGGTTCCGCTCATGGGCTTTATTCTGGCCCCACTGCTGTATCCCAATACCTGGCGGGATATCAAACAACTGGGCAATCCTGAAAAGCGGGGGTCCCTGTGGATCGTCATTGGCAGTGGCTTATTCCTGTTTATGTCCCAGTTCTTTATCTATATCGCTCTGGGAAATATTCCGACAGGGGTTGCCATTACCTTATTCTTTATTTTCCCCCCCGTTACAGCAGTCTTGGCATGGATCCTGTTTGGGGCAAGACCCACCTTTATCTTTGTTTTAGCCACCGTAACGATTTATCTAGGATGCTTTTTGACTGTATCTGGGCGGCTGACTGGAGGCGCACCGGATGGAAATTTGGGCCTGGGAATTGGGACGGCGATCGCCTCGGGGTTGACCTTTGCCGGTTATGTAATTTTGACCCAACTCAGTGCCAGAAAGCTGAAATTGCATCCGGCACCGTTTAGTGTCATTAACTTTTCCGTGATTTTAATCTTGGCGATTCCCTTCGTGATCTTGGGTTCGACACCAGGAAACTTCTTTACTTGGAATGTCTTACCCGAAAATTGGACCCAGTTATGGATTGGCAGTATTGCTCTAGCGACAACCACCCTGATTGGTTACGCCTTGAATAACTTTGCCATTCCCATGATTGGTGCACCTTTAGCCTCGGTGGTAGCGGCAACGGGTCCTGGATTGACCAGTTTAATGGCGTTGCTATTTATTGGGGAAGGACTCGGGCTGAATGAGTGGCTCGGGGTGCTAATTGTGACCCTGTGGGTGCTCGGAATTAGTGTTGATAACATGAACAAGCAAAAGAAACCGGCCCCTGTCCCCGCAGCTCCAGCAAAACAAGGAGCCTAA